The Aeromicrobium sp. Leaf245 genome includes a region encoding these proteins:
- a CDS encoding carboxymuconolactone decarboxylase family protein, translating to MTHGKAVLDELSPLHRALRRAVPDVYAGFGELHRAAFADGALDVRTKELIALAIGVVEGCDGCIASHAQAAARAGATRQEAAEAIGVTFLMHGGPATIHGPRAYDAFCEFAPEDEPAPTTP from the coding sequence ATGACCCACGGAAAGGCCGTGCTCGACGAGCTGTCGCCCCTGCACCGCGCCCTCCGGCGCGCTGTCCCCGACGTCTACGCGGGCTTCGGCGAGCTGCACCGCGCGGCCTTCGCCGACGGCGCCCTCGACGTCCGCACCAAGGAGCTCATCGCGCTCGCGATCGGCGTCGTGGAGGGGTGCGACGGATGCATCGCGTCGCACGCCCAGGCCGCCGCCCGCGCCGGCGCCACCCGCCAGGAGGCCGCCGAGGCCATCGGCGTCACGTTCCTCATGCACGGCGGCCCCGCCACCATCCACGGCCCGCGCGCCTACGACGCGTTCTGCGAGTTCGCGCCTGAGGACGAGCCCGCACCCACCACCCCCTGA
- a CDS encoding ureidoglycolate lyase, which yields MSDVTAPTTLMAVVPEPLTAEAFAPYGEVISTAGRESLGYDLYGDRDDNFVAGSLESDHHVEVLLTRQHIREYRINFLERHFEIAQAFIPLGGNPFLCVVARPDAPEENGIPRLDEVRAFWVPGDAGLTLHRGTWHEPPFPLSSGATMVVTSHRALTEALGSTPDENGEIHWGDVDKRHVTGRTGVELRIQLP from the coding sequence ATGTCCGACGTCACCGCCCCCACGACGCTCATGGCCGTCGTCCCCGAGCCCTTGACCGCCGAGGCGTTCGCGCCGTACGGCGAGGTCATCAGCACCGCCGGGCGCGAGTCGCTCGGCTACGACCTCTACGGCGACCGCGACGACAACTTCGTCGCCGGCTCCCTCGAGAGCGACCACCACGTCGAGGTCCTGCTGACCCGCCAGCACATCCGCGAGTACCGGATCAACTTCCTGGAGCGGCACTTCGAGATCGCCCAGGCGTTCATCCCGCTCGGCGGCAACCCGTTCCTGTGCGTCGTGGCCCGCCCCGACGCCCCCGAGGAGAACGGCATCCCCCGCCTGGACGAGGTGCGGGCCTTCTGGGTCCCGGGCGACGCCGGGCTCACGCTGCACCGCGGGACGTGGCACGAGCCCCCGTTCCCGCTGTCGAGCGGCGCGACGATGGTGGTCACGAGCCACCGGGCGCTCACCGAGGCGCTCGGCTCCACGCCGGACGAGAACGGTGAGATCCACTGGGGCGACGTGGACAAGCGGCACGTCACGGGCCGCACCGGCGTCGAGCTGCGGATCCAGCTGCCGTGA
- a CDS encoding metal-sensitive transcriptional regulator, which produces MHLEPEDTKAVALRMKRAHGHLASVIRMLEEGAECEDVVTQLAAVSKALSRSGFALVSTGMQKCVTEGEDVDVARLEKVFLSLA; this is translated from the coding sequence ATGCACCTGGAGCCCGAGGACACCAAGGCCGTCGCCCTTCGCATGAAGCGCGCCCACGGCCACCTGGCCAGCGTCATCCGCATGCTGGAGGAGGGCGCGGAGTGCGAGGACGTCGTCACGCAGCTGGCCGCCGTGAGCAAGGCCCTCAGTCGCAGCGGCTTCGCCCTCGTGAGCACGGGGATGCAGAAGTGCGTCACCGAGGGCGAGGACGTCGACGTCGCCCGGCTGGAGAAGGTCTTCCTGTCGCTCGCGTGA
- a CDS encoding DinB family protein — translation MTTDEHGGGAGPRAADEHGGGAGPRAADEHGRIDPPFAGDEMSTLRGFLDFHRRTLAWKLEGLTRDQLAATHPPSTMTLGGMLKHLAYVEDSWFGEVFLGREPSEPWRSTDWQADADWDWHSAVDDDPADVLTLWKESVARSDAALEAAADGLDTLGVRPWRGTGEPLSLRWIVVHMIEEYCRHNGHADLLREAIDGSTGE, via the coding sequence ATGACCACAGATGAGCACGGCGGGGGTGCCGGGCCGCGGGCGGCCGATGAGCACGGCGGGGGTGCCGGGCCGCGGGCGGCCGATGAGCACGGCCGGATCGATCCGCCCTTCGCGGGTGACGAGATGTCGACGCTGCGGGGCTTCCTGGACTTCCACCGCCGCACGCTCGCGTGGAAGCTCGAGGGGCTGACCCGTGACCAGCTGGCCGCGACGCACCCTCCGTCGACCATGACGCTGGGCGGGATGCTCAAGCACCTCGCCTACGTCGAGGACTCCTGGTTCGGGGAGGTGTTCCTCGGACGCGAGCCGTCGGAGCCCTGGCGGAGCACCGACTGGCAGGCCGACGCCGACTGGGACTGGCACTCGGCGGTCGACGACGACCCGGCCGACGTCCTGACGCTCTGGAAGGAGTCCGTCGCGAGGTCCGACGCCGCACTCGAGGCGGCGGCCGACGGCCTCGACACCCTCGGCGTGCGCCCCTGGCGCGGCACGGGAGAGCCGCTCTCCCTGCGATGGATCGTCGTGCACATGATCGAGGAGTACTGCCGCCACAACGGCCACGCCGACCTCCTGCGCGAGGCGATCGACGGCTCGACGGGCGAGTAG
- a CDS encoding D-arabinono-1,4-lactone oxidase, translating to MSVLWQNWARSVRAHPRRVLHPASTQEVVEAVRAARAEGLPVKAYGAGHSFTPIAATEGVLLRLDRMDAVLGHDAATSRVRVQAGISLHALNPRLLALGLALPNLGDVDPQSVAGAVSTGTHGTGHRLHGISAAVVGVQLVTADGDVMEIDEQHPWFGASRVTLGALGIVTEVTLQCVPTFLLHAREEPMALPEVLDRLPELVEENDHFEFYWFPHTEKALVKRNNRVPDGSERAPVGRVRHLVDDELLSNGLFEVANRVGRRVPSLVPRINHLSGSALSAREYADHSHEVFVSPRRVRFRESEFAMPRAALPEVIASLQQWFGAGHETVSFPIEVRFTAADDVWMSTGHERDNCYVAVHQYHRVDPTAYFAAAQDVFTAHEGRPHWGKMHTLGADYLSGRYARFDDFVAIRDELDPHRVFSNPYLERVLG from the coding sequence ATGAGCGTCCTGTGGCAGAACTGGGCCCGCAGCGTCCGAGCGCACCCGCGGCGGGTGCTGCACCCGGCGTCGACGCAGGAGGTGGTCGAGGCGGTGCGCGCGGCACGCGCCGAGGGACTGCCGGTCAAGGCCTACGGCGCCGGCCACTCGTTCACGCCGATCGCGGCCACCGAGGGCGTGCTGCTGCGGCTCGACAGGATGGACGCCGTGCTCGGACACGACGCCGCCACGTCTCGGGTGCGGGTGCAGGCGGGCATCTCGCTGCACGCGCTCAACCCACGCCTGCTCGCGCTGGGGCTGGCGCTGCCGAACCTCGGCGACGTGGACCCCCAGTCGGTGGCGGGCGCGGTGTCCACGGGCACCCACGGGACGGGCCACCGACTGCACGGCATCTCCGCAGCGGTGGTCGGGGTGCAGCTCGTCACCGCCGACGGCGACGTGATGGAGATCGACGAGCAGCACCCGTGGTTCGGGGCCTCCCGCGTCACGCTCGGCGCGCTGGGGATCGTGACCGAGGTGACGCTCCAGTGCGTGCCGACGTTCCTGCTGCACGCCCGCGAGGAGCCGATGGCGCTGCCCGAGGTGCTGGACCGGCTTCCCGAGCTCGTCGAGGAGAACGACCACTTCGAGTTCTACTGGTTCCCGCATACGGAGAAGGCGCTCGTCAAGCGCAACAACAGGGTGCCGGACGGGTCCGAGCGCGCACCCGTGGGGCGGGTGCGGCACCTCGTCGACGACGAGCTCCTGAGCAACGGCCTGTTCGAGGTGGCCAACCGGGTGGGCCGTCGCGTTCCGTCACTCGTGCCGCGCATCAACCACCTGAGCGGGTCGGCGCTGTCGGCCCGCGAGTACGCGGACCACTCCCACGAGGTGTTCGTCTCCCCGCGGCGCGTCCGGTTCCGCGAGTCGGAGTTCGCCATGCCGCGGGCGGCCCTGCCCGAGGTGATCGCGTCGCTTCAGCAGTGGTTCGGCGCGGGACACGAGACGGTGTCGTTCCCGATCGAGGTCCGGTTCACGGCCGCCGACGACGTGTGGATGTCGACAGGGCACGAGCGCGACAACTGCTACGTGGCGGTGCACCAGTACCACCGGGTCGACCCGACGGCGTACTTCGCGGCCGCGCAGGACGTGTTCACCGCGCACGAGGGACGACCGCACTGGGGCAAGATGCACACGCTCGGGGCCGACTACCTCAGCGGTCGGTACGCCCGCTTCGACGACTTCGTCGCGATCCGCGACGAGCTCGACCCGCACCGCGTGTTCTCGAACCCCTACCTCGAGCGCGTGCTCGGGTAG
- a CDS encoding phenylalanine 4-monooxygenase, whose amino-acid sequence MFEEGQYFAPVKQTDDGRMTVELGADHPGLHDPEYRERRDLLATLAHRWEPGEPAPEAPYTDAEHEVWRVVSEDLLAKHETYACREFLDGKAALDLPLDRVPQLEELSDRLEPITGFRYRPAAGLVPLREFYGALADHGFWATQYVRHHSVPLYTPEPDVLHEVVGHGNTLADPRFTRLYEAAGQAARRVETAEALEFVSRVFWFTLEFGVVHEPDGLKAFGAGILSSPGEIEEFRGMTIKPLDVVAMGTTDYDITHYQDVLFAADSFAHVEDAVGGFWDTCTDDSINALRATAA is encoded by the coding sequence GTGTTCGAGGAAGGCCAGTACTTCGCCCCCGTGAAGCAGACCGACGACGGCCGGATGACCGTCGAGCTGGGCGCCGACCACCCCGGGCTGCACGACCCGGAGTACCGCGAGCGCCGTGACCTCCTGGCCACGCTCGCCCACCGGTGGGAGCCCGGCGAGCCCGCCCCCGAGGCGCCCTACACCGACGCCGAGCACGAGGTGTGGCGCGTCGTGAGCGAGGACCTCCTCGCCAAGCACGAGACCTACGCCTGCCGCGAGTTCCTCGACGGCAAGGCCGCCCTCGACCTCCCGCTCGACCGCGTGCCGCAGCTCGAGGAGCTGTCCGACCGGCTGGAGCCGATCACCGGCTTCCGGTACCGCCCTGCCGCCGGGCTCGTGCCCCTGCGCGAGTTCTACGGCGCCCTCGCCGACCACGGCTTCTGGGCCACCCAGTACGTGCGCCACCACTCCGTCCCGCTCTACACGCCCGAGCCCGACGTGCTGCACGAGGTCGTCGGGCACGGCAACACGCTCGCCGACCCCCGGTTCACCCGCCTGTACGAGGCCGCGGGCCAGGCGGCCCGTCGCGTCGAGACGGCCGAGGCGCTCGAGTTCGTCAGCCGGGTCTTCTGGTTCACCCTCGAGTTCGGCGTGGTGCACGAGCCCGACGGCCTGAAGGCCTTCGGCGCGGGAATCCTGTCGAGCCCCGGCGAGATCGAGGAGTTCCGCGGCATGACGATCAAGCCGCTCGACGTCGTGGCCATGGGCACCACCGACTACGACATCACCCACTACCAGGACGTGCTGTTCGCGGCAGACTCCTTCGCCCACGTGGAGGACGCGGTCGGCGGGTTCTGGGACACCTGCACCGACGACTCGATCAACGCCCTGCGCGCGACCGCTGCCTGA
- a CDS encoding alanine racemase — MSAPFARLLSATAPLSAPLAALDAPALWANADDLVRRAAGVPIRVASKSVRVRSVIERTLARPGFAGVMSYSLAESCWLVDQGVTDDVLLAYPTVDRAGLLLLTERSIEGERRRAAITLMIDSVEALRVVDTLVGGSHPELRVCLDVDASLRPGVLGVHPIHLGVRRSPVHSAKQAGALARAVSAHAGFDLVGVMFYDAQVAGLPDTSPAVRMVKRISSTELAHRRGDVVRAVSQHADLEIVNAGGTGSLEVTGADPAITELTAGSGLFTPTLFDGYDAFEAHPAAYFVLDVVRRPAKDVATCFAGGYTASGPAQANRMPTPVWPEGLTLLGTEGVGEVQTPVRGKAARGLRIGDRVVFRHAKAGEMCERFDAVTLVDDAGRAETVPTYRGEGKNFG; from the coding sequence GTGAGCGCACCCTTCGCACGCCTGCTCTCGGCCACCGCTCCACTCTCGGCTCCCCTCGCGGCGCTCGACGCCCCGGCACTGTGGGCCAACGCCGACGACCTCGTGCGGCGCGCAGCCGGCGTGCCGATCCGCGTGGCCAGCAAGTCGGTGCGGGTGCGGTCGGTCATCGAGCGCACGCTCGCCCGTCCGGGCTTCGCCGGCGTCATGTCCTACTCGTTGGCGGAGAGCTGCTGGCTCGTCGACCAGGGCGTGACCGACGACGTGCTGCTCGCCTACCCGACCGTCGACCGCGCGGGTCTGCTCCTCCTCACCGAGCGCAGCATCGAGGGCGAGCGGCGCCGGGCGGCGATCACGCTGATGATCGACTCGGTCGAGGCCCTCCGGGTCGTCGACACCCTCGTCGGAGGGTCCCACCCCGAGCTGCGCGTCTGCCTCGACGTCGACGCCTCCCTGCGTCCTGGCGTCCTCGGGGTCCACCCGATCCACCTCGGCGTGCGCCGCTCGCCCGTGCACTCGGCCAAGCAGGCGGGCGCCCTGGCCCGCGCCGTCAGCGCCCACGCGGGCTTCGACCTCGTGGGCGTCATGTTCTACGACGCGCAGGTCGCGGGGCTGCCGGACACGTCGCCGGCCGTCCGCATGGTCAAGCGGATCTCCAGCACCGAGCTCGCGCACCGTCGGGGCGACGTCGTCCGCGCCGTCTCGCAGCACGCCGACCTCGAGATCGTGAACGCGGGCGGCACCGGCAGCCTCGAGGTCACCGGGGCCGATCCCGCCATCACCGAGCTCACGGCGGGCTCGGGGCTGTTCACCCCCACGCTCTTCGACGGATACGACGCGTTCGAGGCGCACCCGGCGGCCTACTTCGTGCTCGACGTCGTCCGCCGGCCCGCCAAGGACGTGGCCACGTGCTTCGCCGGCGGCTACACGGCGTCAGGGCCGGCGCAGGCCAACCGCATGCCCACTCCGGTGTGGCCGGAGGGGCTCACGCTCCTCGGCACCGAGGGGGTGGGCGAGGTGCAGACCCCGGTGAGGGGCAAGGCGGCCCGCGGCCTGCGCATCGGCGACCGCGTGGTGTTCCGCCACGCCAAGGCCGGCGAGATGTGCGAGCGCTTCGACGCGGTCACGCTGGTCGACGACGCCGGCCGCGCCGAGACGGTGCCCACGTATCGCGGAGAAGGGAAGAACTTCGGATGA